A segment of the Asinibacterium sp. OR53 genome:
GACGTATAATCGACGTGCGCTTTTTCAAAAAAGACATAATCGAAATCAAATATCTTGCCCTGTTCACGTTCTGTTAAGCCTTGCAGATAAATAGCCCGGTAATCATTCCAGAAAGGATGGTCCGTAGTATTGTTCGTTGTTGCAGGCTTATACTGATGCCATAGTTCTGTATCAAAAAAAGGCATGCGTTCCAGCCAGTCGTTCACCAGTTGCAACAGGTTCTTTTCTGTTTCTACGGCTGTGATACGTTCATAATCATTCCGGGTAAACCCGCCTTCATTGGTGCGTTTGTAATAGTCTTTCTGATGCCGTTTATCGATCTGCAATCCCAGCCTCGCCTCAATCAGCCTGAACTGCGCACTCTGGAAGCCGGATGAAGGCGTGAGCAGGTTGCGGAACTCCAGGAAATCGAGCGGGGTCATGGTATTGAGGATAGTGATCTGCTGGTTCAGCAGTTCCAGTATGCGGATGATCCGGTGCAGGCGGTGCCGCACCAGGTTCATATCCTCGGAGTTATCATTGATCTTTTCCTGTGAAAATATATGCATCACATAATCCAGCTCAAACAATATCTGTTTGAACCATAGTTCATAAGCCTGGTGTATGATGATGAAGAGCATTTCATCGTGCGCAGGTGTATGGCCTTCTTCAAAACTCACCGGGTGCTGACTGTCCAATATCTTTTCCAGGTGCAGGTAACTGCCATAATACAGGGGTTCCTTTTTCATAACAAGCATCGTTCTTTCAGCAAAGAAAAGCTTTGTTTACCATTATCTTTGCAATCTATGACACGTACAGAACTGGTAGCACAAATACAGCAAAAGAAATCTTATTTAACGGTGGGACTGGATACCGACATCACCAAAATTCCACCCCACCTGCAATCACACCCCGATGCCGTATTTGCCTTCAACAAAGCCATCATCGATGCTACCCTCGAATATTGTGTGAGTTACAAGATCAACACTGCTTTTTATGAATCACAGGGTTTGAAGGGTTGGGAAGCCCTGGAAAAAACCGTGAACTATATTCCTTCCACCCATTTCAAAATAGCCGATGCGAAGCGGGGCGATATTGGCAATACTTCTTCGCAATACGCCAAGACCTTTT
Coding sequences within it:
- a CDS encoding tryptophan 2,3-dioxygenase family protein — encoded protein: MKKEPLYYGSYLHLEKILDSQHPVSFEEGHTPAHDEMLFIIIHQAYELWFKQILFELDYVMHIFSQEKINDNSEDMNLVRHRLHRIIRILELLNQQITILNTMTPLDFLEFRNLLTPSSGFQSAQFRLIEARLGLQIDKRHQKDYYKRTNEGGFTRNDYERITAVETEKNLLQLVNDWLERMPFFDTELWHQYKPATTNNTTDHPFWNDYRAIYLQGLTEREQGKIFDFDYVFFEKAHVDYTSEQLETLRSNFSPKAMRAALFIMLYRDFPVFQTSYQLLDALIEIDHLLSNWRHKHLIMVRRMIGMRVGTGNTSGAGYLEGALGKHYVYRDLSGLATYLIERKNLPRLPIELMKQLGFH